Proteins encoded together in one Miscanthus floridulus cultivar M001 chromosome 16, ASM1932011v1, whole genome shotgun sequence window:
- the LOC136510526 gene encoding disease resistance protein RGA5-like, translating into MTSELACSTTSGHAGFPGERSDGALGPVLDKLAALLSDEYKRFKGVRGEVKFLIRELEAMHAFLLKKSEGEDPDVQDRAWMKEVRELSYDIEDSLDEFRIRIHEESTKPDGFIGKCKNLLAKTKARRQIAKAIQDLKVQVEVSERNARYKMRETVMNTSKVTVDPRALAIFEHASRLVGIDKAKQELISFLTKDDGGISSQQPKIVSIVGIGGIGKTTLANRVYEELKNQFQCRAFLSVSRTSDMVKILRTILSEVTGRPYHMTEAGSIQQLIMEINEFLRTKRYTRVYTFSMPHPFG; encoded by the exons ATGACTAGTGAACT AGCTTGTTCTACTACTAGCGGCCATGCTGGATTTCCTGGTGAGCGCAGCGACGGGGCCTTGGGCCCCGTCCTGGACAAGCTTGCTGCTTTGCTCAGCGATGAGTACAAGCGTTTCAAAGGCGTGCGCGGTGAGGTCAAGTTCCTCATTCGGGAACTGGAAGCTATGCACGCGTTCCTTCTGAAGAAGTCGGAAGGGGAGGATCCTGATGTGCAAGACAGGGCGTGGATGAAGGAGGTGCGAGAGCTCTCCTATGACATCGAGGACAGCCTCGACGAGTTCAGAATCCGTATCCATGAGGAGTCAACCAAACCAGATGGCTTCATCGGCAAATGCAAGAACCTACTGGCCAAGACCAAGGCCCGCCGTCAAATCGCCAAGGCGATTCAAGACCTGAAAGTCCAAGTGGAGGTGAGTGAAAGAAATGCGAGATACAAGATGCGTGAGACTGTCATGAACACAAGCAAAGTGACCGTAGATCCGAGAGCTCTTGCCATATTTGAGCATGCTTCAAGGCTTGTGGGTATCGATAAAGCAAAACAAGAGTTAATTTCATTTCTCACGAAGGATGATGGTGGTATTTCATCACAGCAACCGAAGATAGTCTCTATTGTGGGAATTGGAGGAATTGGAAAGACAACCCTTGCAAACAGAGTGTATGAAGAGTTGAAGAATCAGTTCCAGTGCCGTGCTTTCTTGTCGGTGTCACGGACTTCTGATATGGTTAAGATTTTGAGAACCATTCTCAGCGAGGTGACAGGTCGACCTTATCATATGACAGAAGCAGGGAGCATACAGCAGCTGATCATGGAAATCAATGAATTCCTTCGGACAAAAAGGTACACACGGGTGTATACTTTCAGCATGCCACATCCATTCGGTTAA